One genomic region from Evansella sp. LMS18 encodes:
- a CDS encoding YheC/YheD family protein, translating to MEKPYLGIIYSRRRWKRVPKAKGKLKKQLKYIEQAGRRNGVKPCFVRLSYITPGQKTIKAYVKEKEGYILTEIPCPAVFYNRIVDWPKRRKKIEKLLAEGKVIFNVRNYDYGKYPIWKLLAENSEIAVHLPDTKRATVKNINKMMKLYDQLILKPNLGEVGKGVMSLVKQGEQWQLSYKDKDKNWTNIHFKKNLPDFLKDRIKKYFYLVQERIPLEKHEGEPFDIRVVVQRNKTGNWETTAFIGKVAHKGRLITNITQGGYSIPLEHILGDHPYLSSDGTVSKISNFAIKTAEYLSTRLPHIGDLGMDIGITADGTPFFIEVNYLSDYETLSFRKDKLITRKWKRIYMTPIEYGAYLLQQQENS from the coding sequence ATGGAAAAACCTTATTTGGGCATTATTTATTCAAGGCGAAGATGGAAGCGGGTACCTAAAGCGAAAGGTAAACTAAAGAAACAGCTAAAGTACATTGAACAAGCAGGGAGGAGAAATGGTGTAAAGCCATGTTTTGTCCGGCTTTCCTATATCACCCCCGGACAAAAAACAATCAAAGCGTATGTAAAGGAAAAAGAGGGCTATATACTGACAGAAATCCCGTGCCCTGCTGTTTTTTATAATCGCATTGTCGACTGGCCAAAAAGGCGGAAAAAAATTGAAAAACTCCTTGCTGAAGGAAAAGTTATTTTTAACGTAAGAAATTACGACTATGGAAAATATCCAATATGGAAACTGCTTGCTGAAAACAGTGAAATTGCTGTTCATCTTCCTGACACCAAAAGGGCAACGGTAAAAAATATTAATAAAATGATGAAACTTTACGATCAGCTTATCCTCAAGCCGAATCTCGGGGAAGTAGGAAAGGGCGTAATGTCGTTAGTTAAACAAGGGGAGCAATGGCAGCTCTCATATAAAGACAAGGATAAAAATTGGACAAACATCCATTTTAAAAAGAACCTCCCGGATTTCTTAAAAGACCGAATTAAAAAGTACTTTTATCTTGTACAGGAAAGAATCCCTCTTGAAAAGCATGAAGGTGAACCGTTTGATATTCGTGTTGTAGTTCAGAGAAACAAAACAGGAAACTGGGAGACGACCGCATTTATTGGAAAAGTTGCCCATAAAGGGAGACTCATAACAAATATTACACAAGGAGGATATTCCATTCCACTGGAACACATCCTCGGAGACCATCCTTATCTGTCTTCCGATGGGACTGTATCAAAGATTTCAAACTTTGCTATTAAAACAGCTGAATATTTAAGCACGAGGCTCCCTCACATCGGGGACCTTGGTATGGACATTGGTATTACAGCCGATGGAACGCCATTTTTTATCGAAGTGAATTATTTATCTGACTATGAAACACTAAGCTTCAGAAAAGATAAGCTCATTACGCGAAAATGGAAACGTATCTATATGACACCCATTGAATATGGTGCCTATTTACTGCAGCAGCAAGAAAACAGCTGA
- the ltaE gene encoding low-specificity L-threonine aldolase, with protein MIDLRSDTITQPSEEMRKVMSEALVGDDVYGEDPSINELEEFAASLFGKEAALFVTSGTQGNLAAVLAHTRPGQEIILDKESHLFLYEGGGASALAGAQLRILDHERGQMKIEEIEASIRAEDIHFPETGLIWLENTHNRSGGNVLPLSYMKDVYALAQRNNIPVHIDGARIFNAAAASGTSVEEIASYADSVQFCLSKGLGAPVGSILVGTQQLIDSARKKRKMLGGGLRQAGVLAAPGLHALKTNIDRLKEDHENAKMLAEAIEEHTPLSVVNTVETNIIMADTTGTGKNSGEWLSVFKNNGIQAGAMSPTIIRFTTHLDLSKEDVQNTIDLLKNL; from the coding sequence ATGATAGATTTAAGAAGCGATACGATTACACAGCCATCGGAAGAAATGCGGAAAGTTATGTCTGAAGCTCTTGTTGGTGACGATGTATACGGAGAGGATCCTTCCATAAATGAACTAGAAGAATTTGCCGCCAGCTTATTTGGAAAAGAAGCAGCACTGTTCGTAACAAGCGGCACCCAGGGAAACCTTGCTGCTGTTCTTGCCCATACACGTCCTGGCCAGGAAATCATCTTAGATAAAGAATCCCATTTGTTCCTTTATGAAGGCGGAGGCGCTTCAGCTCTTGCTGGTGCTCAGCTTCGGATACTGGACCACGAGCGGGGACAGATGAAAATAGAGGAAATAGAAGCCTCCATCAGAGCGGAAGATATTCATTTCCCTGAAACTGGGTTAATCTGGCTGGAGAATACACACAACCGCAGCGGCGGTAACGTTCTTCCCCTTTCCTATATGAAAGACGTTTATGCCCTTGCCCAAAGAAATAATATCCCTGTCCATATAGATGGCGCCAGAATTTTTAACGCGGCTGCAGCAAGCGGCACTTCAGTCGAAGAAATCGCTTCCTATGCTGACTCTGTGCAGTTTTGTTTGTCAAAAGGGCTTGGTGCTCCAGTAGGTTCCATCCTCGTTGGAACTCAGCAATTAATTGACTCTGCGAGAAAGAAACGAAAGATGCTCGGGGGCGGCCTTAGACAGGCCGGTGTCCTTGCAGCACCTGGCCTTCATGCCCTGAAAACAAATATTGACCGCCTGAAAGAAGACCATGAAAATGCCAAAATGCTTGCAGAGGCAATTGAGGAACATACCCCACTGTCTGTAGTTAACACAGTGGAAACGAATATAATTATGGCCGATACGACCGGCACTGGAAAAAATTCCGGAGAATGGCTTTCCGTTTTTAAAAATAATGGCATTCAGGCTGGAGCGATGTCCCCGACGATCATCCGCTTCACTACACATCTGGATTTATCAAAAGAGGACGTCCAGAACACTATTGATTTACTTAAAAACCTTTAA
- a CDS encoding MFS transporter, whose translation MPRAIWILVIGMAINVTGASFLWPLNTIYINQELGMSLTVAGIVLMFNGAAGIIGNLIGGKLFDRIGGYKTIIAGLIITTSSAFTLAMLHESFTAYVLLLVGLGFGAGMMVPCMYAMAGSVWPEGGRKPFNAMYVAQNVGVAAGAAIGGLLASYRFDFVFIGNGIMYLFVFFLAFFFFRNLQGERGAGSATNVFEQGQLIENKKRFNALLILCAGFLVCWIAYSQWPSTISVHTQNLGIPLSQYSLLWTINGAMIVFCQPIIKFFINRWVHSLKSQIYVGVTIFMGAYLVLAQADVFTAFVAAMVILTIGEMFVWPAVPTIAHRLAPEGKAGFYQGIVNSIGTGGRLIGPFFGGLLADLYGMVTVFYVLTAMFLIAYVTTALFDRKITDQSFSRKEESTVS comes from the coding sequence ATGCCCAGAGCAATTTGGATACTAGTAATTGGCATGGCCATTAATGTCACAGGGGCCTCTTTTTTATGGCCATTAAATACAATATATATTAATCAGGAACTTGGCATGTCCCTTACAGTGGCGGGAATTGTCCTCATGTTCAACGGTGCTGCGGGCATTATCGGAAACCTGATCGGCGGGAAGCTGTTTGACCGGATAGGCGGATATAAAACGATTATTGCCGGATTGATTATCACTACCAGCAGCGCATTTACTCTGGCAATGCTCCATGAATCGTTCACAGCTTATGTTCTTCTTCTTGTCGGGCTTGGCTTTGGTGCAGGAATGATGGTGCCCTGCATGTATGCGATGGCAGGGTCTGTATGGCCGGAGGGAGGAAGGAAGCCTTTTAACGCCATGTATGTAGCCCAGAATGTTGGTGTCGCGGCAGGTGCGGCAATTGGAGGGCTGCTCGCCAGCTACAGGTTTGATTTCGTGTTTATCGGCAACGGCATCATGTATTTGTTTGTTTTCTTTCTGGCATTCTTTTTCTTCAGAAATCTCCAGGGAGAGAGAGGAGCGGGCTCTGCAACGAATGTTTTCGAACAAGGGCAGCTTATTGAAAACAAGAAACGGTTTAACGCACTCCTCATTTTGTGTGCAGGTTTTCTTGTCTGCTGGATTGCATATTCACAATGGCCGTCCACTATATCGGTACATACCCAGAATCTTGGTATACCGTTAAGCCAGTACAGTCTCCTCTGGACAATTAATGGAGCGATGATCGTCTTCTGCCAGCCGATAATTAAATTTTTCATCAATCGCTGGGTCCATTCCCTGAAAAGCCAGATTTATGTCGGAGTGACTATCTTTATGGGAGCGTACCTCGTGCTTGCCCAGGCAGATGTGTTCACTGCATTTGTGGCAGCTATGGTCATTCTTACAATAGGGGAAATGTTCGTATGGCCGGCAGTTCCTACAATTGCCCACAGGCTGGCTCCTGAAGGAAAAGCAGGCTTTTACCAGGGCATCGTAAACAGTATCGGAACAGGAGGAAGGCTTATCGGCCCGTTTTTCGGTGGGCTGCTGGCTGATTTATACGGTATGGTCACCGTTTTTTACGTGCTTACAGCAATGTTTCTTATCGCCTATGTTACTACCGCTTTATTTGACCGGAAAATCACAGACCAGTCCTTTTCACGAAAAGAAGAGTCCACAGTTTCCTGA
- the leuS gene encoding leucine--tRNA ligase, whose protein sequence is MSFDHKSVEQKWQKHWEENKTFKMEEDPSKEKFYALDMFPYPSGSGLHVGHPEGYTATDILSRMKRMQGYNVLHPMGWDAFGLPAEQFALDTGKHPRDFTLKNIDTFRRQIKALGFSYDWDREINTTDENYYKWTQWIFIQLYKKGLAYIDEVAVNWCPALGTVLANEEVIDGKSERGGHPVERRPMKQWMLRITAYADRLLEDLEELDWPESIKDMQRNWIGRSEGADVTFQLEDSEETVTVFTTRPDTLYGATYLVLAPEHKLVDEITTEEQQDAVKEYQKKVATKSDLERTELSKEKTGVFTGAYAKHPVTREMVPVWIADYVLATYGTGAIMAVPGHDERDYEFATAFDLPIREVVSGGEIAKEAYTGDGPHVNSDFLNGLNNEEAISKMIDWLEENGRGEKKVTYRLRDWLFSRQRYWGEPIPMIHFEDGTMKPVPEEELPLTLPELDEFKPSGTGESPLANAEDWLYVTDPETGKKGRRETNTMPQWAGSCWYYLRYIDPHNDKALADEELLKKWLPVDIYIGGAEHAVLHLLYARFWHKFLYDIGVVPTKEPFQKLYNQGMILGENNEKMSKSKGNVVNPDDIIESHGADTLRLYEMFMGPLDAAIAWSTTGLDGARRFLDRIWRLVITDDNKLNPAIVDAEGTEEMTRTYHQTVKKVTEDFEGLRFNTGISQLMVFINEAYKQDKLSKTQLEGFVKLLSPVAPHLSEEIWGRLGHEESIAYQTWPVYEEEWLVEKEVEIVVQINGKVREKLTIAKDASKEEMEETAVNNEKIKEELEGKTVRKVIAVPGKLVNIVAN, encoded by the coding sequence ATGAGTTTTGACCACAAATCAGTTGAACAGAAATGGCAGAAACACTGGGAAGAAAATAAAACATTCAAAATGGAGGAGGATCCTTCGAAGGAAAAGTTCTACGCGCTTGATATGTTTCCATATCCTTCAGGTTCCGGACTGCATGTAGGACACCCGGAGGGTTACACGGCAACCGACATTCTTTCCCGAATGAAAAGGATGCAGGGGTATAATGTTCTCCATCCAATGGGCTGGGACGCGTTCGGGCTTCCTGCAGAACAGTTCGCCCTGGATACAGGGAAACATCCGAGAGACTTTACGCTGAAAAATATTGATACTTTCCGCCGGCAGATTAAAGCCCTTGGTTTTTCTTATGACTGGGACCGTGAAATCAATACGACAGATGAAAACTATTATAAGTGGACACAATGGATTTTTATCCAGCTATACAAGAAAGGTCTTGCGTATATTGATGAAGTTGCTGTTAACTGGTGCCCGGCTTTAGGCACAGTGCTTGCCAACGAAGAAGTTATCGATGGAAAAAGTGAGCGGGGAGGACATCCGGTAGAACGCCGTCCGATGAAGCAGTGGATGCTTAGAATTACTGCTTATGCCGACCGTCTTTTGGAAGACCTTGAGGAGCTTGACTGGCCCGAGAGCATCAAGGATATGCAGCGAAACTGGATCGGCCGTTCGGAAGGCGCGGATGTGACATTCCAGCTTGAAGACTCGGAAGAAACCGTTACAGTTTTTACCACACGTCCTGACACATTGTACGGAGCAACATACCTGGTTCTCGCGCCGGAACATAAGCTGGTAGATGAAATTACGACGGAAGAACAGCAAGATGCTGTGAAAGAGTACCAGAAAAAGGTTGCTACAAAGAGTGACCTGGAGCGTACGGAGCTTTCTAAGGAAAAGACCGGAGTTTTCACTGGAGCGTATGCGAAACATCCGGTAACAAGGGAAATGGTTCCTGTCTGGATCGCTGACTATGTTCTTGCAACATACGGAACTGGCGCGATCATGGCAGTGCCTGGCCATGATGAAAGAGACTATGAGTTTGCGACTGCGTTCGACCTGCCGATAAGAGAAGTGGTTTCTGGAGGAGAGATTGCGAAAGAAGCATATACAGGCGACGGCCCGCACGTCAATTCTGATTTCCTTAACGGGCTTAATAATGAGGAAGCAATAAGCAAGATGATCGACTGGCTGGAAGAAAACGGCCGGGGGGAAAAGAAAGTAACTTACCGTCTTCGTGACTGGCTGTTCAGCCGCCAGAGATACTGGGGCGAGCCGATACCAATGATTCATTTTGAGGATGGAACAATGAAGCCGGTCCCTGAAGAGGAACTGCCGCTTACACTTCCTGAACTTGATGAGTTTAAGCCATCCGGAACCGGAGAATCCCCGCTGGCAAACGCAGAAGACTGGCTTTATGTAACCGATCCGGAAACTGGTAAAAAAGGCCGCCGGGAAACGAATACCATGCCTCAATGGGCTGGAAGCTGCTGGTATTACCTGAGATACATCGACCCGCATAATGACAAAGCTCTTGCGGACGAAGAACTGCTGAAAAAATGGCTTCCGGTGGATATTTATATCGGAGGAGCGGAGCATGCGGTGCTTCACCTGCTTTACGCTCGTTTCTGGCATAAGTTCCTTTACGATATTGGTGTTGTTCCTACAAAGGAGCCGTTCCAGAAGCTGTATAACCAGGGAATGATCCTCGGGGAAAATAATGAAAAGATGAGTAAATCGAAAGGGAATGTTGTAAACCCTGACGATATTATCGAAAGCCATGGAGCGGATACACTCCGGCTGTATGAAATGTTTATGGGTCCCCTTGATGCTGCAATCGCCTGGAGTACAACAGGCCTTGATGGAGCCCGCCGTTTCCTAGACCGTATATGGCGTCTTGTTATCACAGACGATAACAAGTTAAACCCGGCAATCGTAGATGCGGAAGGCACGGAAGAAATGACGCGCACTTATCATCAGACGGTTAAAAAAGTGACAGAGGACTTTGAAGGTCTCAGATTTAATACTGGTATTTCCCAGCTGATGGTGTTTATTAACGAAGCATATAAGCAGGATAAACTGTCAAAAACACAGCTTGAGGGCTTCGTGAAGCTTCTTTCCCCGGTCGCACCGCATCTTAGTGAAGAAATCTGGGGACGTCTTGGCCATGAAGAATCCATTGCCTACCAGACATGGCCTGTTTACGAAGAAGAGTGGCTTGTGGAAAAAGAAGTGGAAATTGTCGTCCAGATTAACGGTAAAGTACGTGAAAAGCTGACGATAGCTAAAGATGCTTCTAAAGAGGAAATGGAAGAAACAGCAGTGAATAATGAAAAAATCAAAGAAGAACTGGAAGGGAAAACTGTCAGGAAAGTCATTGCAGTTCCTGGAAAGTTAGTAAATATTGTAGCAAACTAG